The following are encoded in a window of Aerococcus sanguinicola genomic DNA:
- a CDS encoding type B 50S ribosomal protein L31, translating into MKQGIHPDYQPVVFMDTTTGFKFLSGSTRGSSETVEWEDGNTYPLIRVEISSDSHPFYTGRQKFTQADGRVDRFNKKYGFADKNA; encoded by the coding sequence ATGAAACAAGGCATCCATCCAGACTACCAACCCGTTGTATTTATGGATACAACAACAGGTTTTAAATTCTTATCTGGCTCAACTCGTGGGTCAAGCGAAACCGTTGAATGGGAAGATGGGAACACTTACCCATTGATCCGTGTTGAAATCTCATCAGATTCACACCCATTCTATACTGGCCGCCAAAAATTCACGCAAGCCGATGGTCGTGTGGACCGCTTCAACAAGAAATACGGTTTTGCAGACAAAAATGCTTAA
- a CDS encoding SMI1/KNR4 family protein produces the protein MHLIGLAFQKQQLTYLPTSPLYGEIMVEDLPLGYHQLLTQQNGGYTSKSYYPTSAPTSDSLSAVYIPYLAGLLPQAVHKEYLIPSLAFQDQFNHRDSLPESSLIIYEDGDRLVFLDYDPHDKRDRDQRGLAKTPSVRYRDLETDQWMDLAPNFAYFIQHFESRGFALPAPPMRTYHRANAAFIAVQRPEQLARLFEEFQGQADKTWYFHWIRHFLQSQDFRLAAVAKEALDFQTDYFRPLLPKGFEDLLGKES, from the coding sequence ATGCATCTGATTGGCCTAGCCTTCCAAAAACAACAACTCACCTACCTACCCACTAGCCCCCTCTACGGGGAGATTATGGTAGAGGACCTGCCGCTTGGCTACCACCAACTCCTCACCCAACAGAATGGCGGCTATACCTCAAAATCTTACTATCCCACCTCTGCCCCAACTTCAGATTCACTAAGCGCCGTTTATATCCCTTACCTGGCCGGCTTGCTTCCCCAAGCTGTTCATAAGGAATATCTCATTCCTAGCCTGGCCTTCCAAGACCAGTTCAACCACCGGGATAGCCTGCCCGAAAGCAGCCTGATTATCTACGAAGACGGCGACCGTCTTGTCTTCCTGGACTATGACCCCCATGACAAGCGAGACCGTGACCAGCGCGGCCTAGCCAAAACCCCTAGCGTCCGCTACCGGGACCTGGAAACTGACCAGTGGATGGACCTCGCCCCTAATTTTGCTTACTTTATCCAACATTTCGAATCCCGGGGCTTTGCCCTGCCGGCCCCTCCTATGCGAACCTACCACCGGGCCAATGCCGCCTTTATCGCCGTCCAGCGCCCCGAGCAACTGGCCCGACTCTTCGAAGAATTCCAAGGGCAAGCCGACAAGACCTGGTACTTCCACTGGATCCGCCACTTCCTCCAGTCCCAGGACTTCCGCCTAGCCGCCGTAGCCAAAGAAGCCCTCGACTTCCAAACCGACTACTTCCGCCCCCTCCTGCCCAAAGGCTTTGAGGACCTATTAGGAAAAGAAAGCTAG
- a CDS encoding LysR family transcriptional regulator: MRIEQLQYLSKVAETGSITQAAKALYLSQPSLSNAIKELEQEMEVQLFKRSKKGAMLTEAGEDFLTYAQQILAQVDLLKTRYQESERPRRIFSVSAQHYAFVVDAFVRLLKENSYPKYQATLKESRTYEVIEDVANQRSEIGVLYRSRFNQQVIANALAERDLSFTPLMQAEPHVFIYANHPLANCDQLTLDDLAPYPKLSYEQGVHNSFYYWEEVLADHVADKSIIVSDRATLFNLLIGLDGYTICSGIINSDLNGGDILAKPLACEEAIEIGYITHNFHPLNPIGQAYIQQLQEAVKRSAPIEPKAK; the protein is encoded by the coding sequence ATGCGCATCGAACAATTACAATACCTCAGCAAGGTGGCCGAGACGGGTTCCATTACCCAGGCAGCCAAGGCCCTCTATCTCTCCCAACCCTCTCTCTCCAACGCCATCAAGGAATTAGAGCAGGAAATGGAAGTCCAACTCTTCAAGCGAAGCAAGAAAGGAGCTATGTTGACAGAAGCGGGAGAAGACTTCCTCACTTATGCCCAACAAATTCTTGCCCAGGTCGACCTGCTTAAGACCCGCTACCAGGAAAGCGAACGACCCCGGCGAATCTTTAGCGTATCAGCCCAGCACTATGCCTTCGTCGTAGATGCCTTCGTCCGTCTGCTCAAGGAGAACTCCTACCCCAAGTACCAGGCGACCCTCAAGGAATCCCGGACCTATGAGGTAATTGAAGATGTCGCCAACCAACGTTCTGAAATCGGTGTCCTCTACCGCAGCCGTTTCAACCAGCAAGTCATCGCCAATGCCCTAGCCGAACGCGACCTTAGCTTTACGCCCCTTATGCAAGCGGAGCCCCACGTCTTCATCTACGCCAACCACCCCCTAGCCAACTGCGACCAGCTGACCTTGGACGACCTGGCCCCCTATCCTAAGCTCAGCTACGAACAAGGCGTCCACAATTCTTTCTATTATTGGGAGGAGGTCCTGGCCGACCATGTGGCAGACAAATCAATTATTGTATCTGACCGGGCCACCCTCTTCAACCTACTGATCGGTCTGGACGGCTACACCATCTGCTCAGGGATTATTAATTCCGACCTCAATGGTGGCGACATCCTGGCCAAGCCCTTAGCTTGTGAGGAAGCGATTGAGATTGGTTACATCACCCACAACTTCCACCCCCTCAACCCTATCGGCCAAGCCTATATCCAGCAACTCCAAGAGGCGGTCAAACGTTCAGCCCCCATAGAGCCAAAAGCCAAGTAA
- a CDS encoding LysR family transcriptional regulator yields MIEMKDIEYVKAIHEHSTLTKAAESLFITQPSLSMYIKNMEERLGYHLFQRVGKRLVLNYAGEEFVKYGNDILTMRDELEMTMQTIKDKNYGRIRIGIPLIRGSYLMPPVLPEYEKLYPRVEVQLVEETATILEDRIMNGDCDIIIINASNENANLTYDKIGTEEILVAVPHDHPAVATAVENPDSKYPKIDLEELKDDRFIISTNDTKISREMDKLFSQEHFHPARTIKTNNIQTAVNLTIRGYGVSLVYENHYRNLNLKHDNAPKLFSFSSPSSKSDVIIAYRKGMPLPKYMEDFIELAKKFFSTALQFN; encoded by the coding sequence ATGATTGAAATGAAGGATATTGAATACGTAAAAGCCATCCATGAGCATAGTACCCTGACTAAGGCTGCGGAGAGTTTATTTATTACCCAACCCTCCCTTAGTATGTACATCAAGAATATGGAAGAGCGTTTGGGCTACCATCTCTTCCAACGGGTTGGTAAACGTCTCGTTCTCAACTATGCCGGGGAAGAGTTCGTGAAGTATGGCAATGACATCTTAACCATGCGTGATGAGCTGGAGATGACCATGCAGACCATTAAAGATAAGAACTATGGCCGGATTCGCATTGGGATCCCTCTTATTCGCGGCTCTTATCTCATGCCACCCGTACTGCCCGAGTATGAGAAGCTCTACCCACGGGTTGAAGTTCAGCTGGTTGAAGAGACAGCAACTATTTTGGAAGATCGGATTATGAATGGCGATTGCGACATTATCATCATTAATGCCAGCAATGAGAATGCCAACCTGACCTATGACAAGATTGGAACAGAAGAAATCCTCGTGGCGGTTCCACACGACCACCCGGCTGTTGCAACGGCTGTAGAGAATCCTGATTCCAAATATCCTAAGATCGACTTAGAAGAATTGAAGGATGACCGCTTCATTATTTCTACCAACGACACCAAGATCAGCCGGGAGATGGATAAGCTCTTCAGCCAGGAACACTTCCATCCTGCGCGCACCATCAAGACCAATAATATTCAAACAGCTGTTAATTTAACCATCCGGGGTTATGGGGTTTCCTTAGTTTATGAGAACCACTACCGCAACCTAAACCTCAAGCATGACAATGCGCCTAAACTCTTCTCCTTCTCTAGCCCAAGCTCTAAGTCAGATGTGATTATTGCCTACCGTAAGGGGATGCCGTTGCCTAAGTATATGGAAGATTTTATCGAATTAGCTAAGAAATTTTTTTCTACAGCCCTGCAGTTTAATTAA
- a CDS encoding class A sortase — protein sequence MRHHLIRLLGVVLIVIGLFFLGQHYISGYQIQQNQNDVAIENMTADQLKDNQTKEAVFDHSEIRNVSEKEVRESRERIKNGYADVNVIGALAMPDADVKVSIMKGLSEDVLLSGAGTFYPEQKMGEGNYPLASHNMNVVQKGLLLSPIVDKAQVGQKIYMTDLEKIYIYDTFFVEDVPPTRVDLVDPNLLDPETQKPIITLMTCTDDATERRIVQGRLVETQDFSQASPDLLALFEKD from the coding sequence ATGCGTCATCATCTTATACGTCTCTTGGGAGTGGTCCTGATTGTGATTGGGCTCTTCTTCCTAGGCCAGCACTATATTAGTGGCTATCAGATCCAACAGAATCAAAATGACGTTGCCATTGAGAATATGACGGCTGATCAGTTGAAGGATAACCAGACTAAGGAGGCAGTCTTCGACCATAGCGAGATCCGCAATGTGAGCGAGAAGGAAGTCCGTGAATCGCGGGAACGGATCAAGAATGGTTATGCGGACGTGAATGTTATTGGAGCTCTGGCTATGCCGGATGCCGATGTTAAGGTCTCCATTATGAAGGGCTTAAGTGAGGACGTCCTCCTGTCAGGAGCGGGTACCTTCTACCCTGAACAGAAGATGGGGGAAGGCAACTACCCATTAGCTAGTCACAATATGAATGTGGTCCAAAAAGGCCTCTTGCTCTCACCGATTGTCGACAAGGCTCAAGTAGGGCAAAAGATCTACATGACCGATTTAGAAAAAATCTATATCTATGACACCTTCTTTGTCGAAGATGTGCCACCAACCCGGGTTGACTTGGTTGATCCTAATCTCTTGGATCCTGAGACCCAAAAGCCGATTATTACGCTGATGACCTGTACGGATGATGCGACCGAACGGCGGATTGTCCAGGGACGTCTTGTGGAGACCCAGGACTTCAGCCAGGCCAGTCCCGACTTATTAGCGCTCTTTGAGAAGGACTAG